A segment of the Nitrospina gracilis 3/211 genome:
AGGACATCGGCATCAAGGTCAAGAACTTCGGCGACCAGATGATGATCCGTATCGGCAAGTGTTGCAACCCGGTTCCCGGCGACCCCATCATCGGTTACATCACCCGGGGCCGCGGTATCTCCGTGCATCATAAGGAGTGCCCCAGCGTCGAGGCCCTGACCAACGAAACCGAGCGCATGATCGAAGTGGAATGGGATACCGTGCACAAGACGCCGTTTCAGACGCCTCTTGCCATCGTGGGGGAGGACCAGCCCGGATTGCTTGCCACCATCAGCAGTTTGCTTGCGTCACTGGATGTCAACATCACCCGTGCGAATGTGGTGCAGGCGACGCACAAGCGTGCGTTTTTCGAGCTGGATGTGGAGATCTTTGACCTCAGCCACCTCAAGAAAATACTGGAGGCGCTGAAAAAGACGAAGGGCGTGATTCACGCGGAGCGCGTGAAGGAATTCAAAAAAAAGGGAGCAGACAAAAATCACAAAGTGGGGGAAATCGGGAAGCAAAACTAGACGGGAAGGGGTCTTCCCGTCGTTCAGCCGGTGGCAGCCGTCTGGGCAGGCCGTTTGCTGGCCGGAACCTTCATTACCTTGCCCGCTTTCAGGCAACGGGTACACACCTTCATCGTTTTAACCGCGCCTTTATGTACCACACGCAGTTTCTTGAGATTGGG
Coding sequences within it:
- the rpmB gene encoding 50S ribosomal protein L28, translated to MSKRCEICDKGPLVGNNVSHANNKTRRRWIPNLKKLRVVHKGAVKTMKVCTRCLKAGKVMKVPASKRPAQTAATG